A DNA window from Vigna unguiculata cultivar IT97K-499-35 chromosome 10, ASM411807v1, whole genome shotgun sequence contains the following coding sequences:
- the LOC114166403 gene encoding uncharacterized protein LOC114166403: protein MEQLWQASGWVHQNSFGYLKRLTVEGCDSVVHVIPSHLLSCFHNLEELDVRDCEAAEVIFNMNDENRVMITKASPIFRLKRLYLYDLPNLEHVWEKDPERIMGLQALEEMSVIYCERLKSLFPASLATRDLTTLEVINCKELREIFGKDEKVGEGTTQHSAFPPLTTLKLYQLPSLEYSIHCSKQQESTSNLSEGDIQEICLGSRSIPNSYFCLLESLTLDGCEFLTDVLLPFNLLPFLTNLETLEVRYCDSVEIIFDVKCTTQDREVASMRPTLPFSLKKLTLSNLPNLKNVWNGDPLVILSMHHLQEVCVKECEGLTSVFPASKEKYLLKLENLVVRYCGGLMTIFGEDNIDPRTKLELTCPFVRSLELEGLPDFKYFYYNSLYTDIFTDLESHTENKVGSEKLLKCLSLGKNGVNMILQGEFQPNLLDNIKALTLCLGSDLFGYGILERFPNIEKLVVRDGSFKEIFCSESPNNVLHQLKVLQLESLGELVSIGLDNFWTDSFVRNLETFEVISCESLENLVACTVCFSNLICLKVEGCHSLSYLLTSSTAKSLGQLKRMEIKWCRSIEEIVCKEESDEDEIIFPKLSCLNLEWIGELGRFYRGSLSFPSLEELSVTYCEKMITFCVGTVKADKLSQVQLDKFSEAIQLEIDLNSTSDSMQKSLVACKKGVSFSNLTCLKVEDCDSLSYLLTSSTAKSLGQLKRMEIKRCRSIEEIVCKEESDEDEIIFPKLSCLNLEWLGELGRFYRGSLSFPSLEELSVTYCKKMITFCVGSVDAGKLCQVKFGSEEVIPLETDLNSIMWEKYLRKTLGESWLDLDRSKPELGEIWRGSLSIPNFCFRELVTLKVNDCLFLSDAVYPSIYFPYYPNCKH, encoded by the exons ATGGAGCAACTATGGCAAGCCAGTGGTTGGGTGCACCAAAACAGCTTTGGGTATTTGAAAAGGTTGACTGTAGAGGGATGTGATAGTGTAGTGCATGTAATTCCATCTCATTTGCTTTCTTGCTTTCATAATTTGGAAGAGTTAGACGTAAGGGATTGCGAAGCAGCAGAGGTGATATTTAATATGAATGATGAGAACAGGGTGATGATAACAAAAGCTTCTCCAATATTCCGTCTGAAAAGGTTGTATCTATATGATCTACCAAATCTGGAGCATGTATGGGAGAAGGATCCGGAGAGAATTATGGGCCTTCAAGCGCTAGAGGAAATGTCTGTTATATATTGTGAGCGTCTTAAAAGTTTGTTTCCAGCATCCTTGGCCACCAGAGATCTCACCACACTTGAGGTAATAAATTGTAAGGAATTGAGAGAGATATTTGGGAAGGATGAAAAAGTTGGAGAAGGAACAACACAACACTCTGCGTTTCCTCCTCTCACCACATTGAAGCTGTACCAATTGCCATCCCTCGAATACTCTATCCACTGCTCCAAACAACAG GAGAGTACATCAAATTTGAGTGAGGGAGATATACAAGAGATATGTCTTGGCTCACGGTCCATTCCAAACTCCTACTTCTGTCTCTTAGAATCTCTAACTCTTGATGGTTGCGAGTTTTTAACCGATGTACTGCTACCATTCAATTTGCTTCCTTTCTTAACTAATTTGGAAACGTTGGAAGTTCGATACTGTGATTCTGTCGAAATCATCTTTGATGTCAAATGTACAACACAAGACAGAGAGGTGGCATCTATGAGACCAACCCTTCCTTTTTCCCTGAAGAAATTGACTTTATCCAACTTGCCAAATCTGAAGAATGTTTGGAATGGAGATCCTCTAGTAATTCTTAGTATGCACCATTTACAAGAAGTTTGTGTTAAAGAATGCGAAGGCCTTACAAGTGTGTTTCCagcatcaaaagaaaaatatcttcTGAAACTTGAAAATCTAGTAGTGAGATACTGCGGAGGATTGATGACTATTTTTGGAGAGGATAATATAGATCCAAGAACAAAGCTAGAGCTTACATGTCCCTTTGTGAGATCATTGGAGCTTGAGGGTTTGCCCGACTTCAAGTATTTTTACTACAACTCTCTGTATACTGACATTTTTACAGATCTAGAATCACATACCGAGAATAAAGTCGGTAGTGAAAAG TTATTAAAGTGCTTGTCATTGGGGAAAAATGGAGTAAATATGATTTTGCAAGGAGAATTTCAGCCAAACCTCCTAGACAACATAAAAGCACTTACTCTGTGCTTGGGTTCAGATTTATTTGGATATGGAATACTAGAACGGTTTCCAAATATAGAGAAACTTGTGGTGCGTGATGGTTCCTTCAAGGAGATCTTCTGTTCTGAAAGTCCTAATAATGTCTTACATCAGCTCAAAGTATTACAGTTGGAGTCCCTTGGAGAGCTGGTTTCCATTGGGCTAGACAACTTTTGGACTGATTCCTTTGTCAGAAACTTAGAAACCTTTGAAGTCATTAGTTGTGAGAGTTTAGAAAACTTGGTAGCATGCACAGTGTGTTTCTCCAATCTGATATGTTTGAAAGTAGAAGGTTGTCATAGCTTATCATATTTGTTGACATCCTCAACAGCCAAGAGTTTGGGTCAACTGAAAAGAATGGAGATAAAATGGTGTAGATCAATTGAAGAGATAGTGTGTAAGGAGGAATCAGATGAGGATGAGATAATATTTCCGAAGCTCAGTTGTTTAAATCTTGAATGGATAGGGGAGCTGGGAAGGTTCTACAGAGGGAGTTTAAGTTTCCCATCCTTGGAGGAACTGTCAGTAACATATTGTGAAAAGATGATAACTTTTTGTGTGGGTACAGTGAAAGCAGACAAGTTGTCTCAAGTTCAACTTGATAAGTTCTCAGAAGCTATTCAATTGGAAATCGATCTGAACTCTACATCTGATAGCATGCAAAAAAGCTTGGTAGCATGCAAAAAAGGAGTGTCTTTCTCCAATCTGACATGTTTGAAAGTAGAAGATTGCGATAGCTTATCATATTTGTTGACATCCTCAACAGCCAAGAGTTTGGGTCAACTGAAAAGAATGGAGATAAAAAGGTGTAGATCAATTGAAGAGATAGTGTGTAAGGAGGAATCAGATGAGGATGAGATAATATTTCCGAAGCTCAGTTGTTTAAATCTTGAATGGTTAGGGGAGCTGGGAAGGTTCTACAGAGGGAGTTTAAGTTTCCCATCCTTGGAGGAACTGTCAGTAACATATTGTAAAAAGATGATAACATTTTGTGTAGGAAGTGTAGACGCAGGCAAGTTGTGTCAAGTAAAATTTGGATCCGAAGAGGTTATTCCATTGGAAACCGATCTCAACTCAATTATGTGGGAGAAATATCTGAGAAAG ACGCTAGGAGAATCATGGCTTGATCTCGACAGAAGTAAACCAGAACTAGGAGAGATATGGCGTGGCTCACTGTCTATACCCAACTTCTGTTTCAGAGAGTTGGTCACATTGAAGGTGAATGATTGTCTGTTTTTATCGGATGCAGTGTACCCTTCCATTTATTTCCCCTATTATCCAAATTGCAAACATTGA